A window from Telopea speciosissima isolate NSW1024214 ecotype Mountain lineage chromosome 8, Tspe_v1, whole genome shotgun sequence encodes these proteins:
- the LOC122672538 gene encoding probable LRR receptor-like serine/threonine-protein kinase At3g47570: protein MALLQLILVFNILLFAGSSLSLVESVLTDGRRMMVVGSNETDRLALLEFKKQIVDPYGALSSWNDSIYFCNWVGITCGTTQQQQQRVINLALDEKSLGGNISPSIGNLTFLQHLSFENNSFHGNIPQEIGNLNQLQYISFQSNSLQGEIPTSLANCTLLTELYFTFNNLVGNIPVEFTSLSKLEIISINFNGLTGEIPASFGNISSLKIISLTGNGLQGSIPESLSQLTNLYYLSLSQNNLSGMFPVSLYNLSSLQTISLQGNQLQGSLPQDIGLTLPNLQGLEIGSNLFSGSFPNSISNISTLQGIDLSLNSFIGSIPNNLGYLQNLQFFFIDGNQFGTGEGGDLNFVNSLLNCTNLNSVDLQLNRFQGPLPNFKANLSTQLSILAFGRNQISGTIPAGIENLMNLTLLDMEFNFLEGNIPSGIGKLPKLQRLFLTLNRLSGQIPPSIGNLTLLYELHLDFNNLNGSIPSSIGNCQQLQYITLNNNSLQGPIPTQLFLISSLSVSLDLSYNSLVGSLPIEIGNLKSLSTIDISKNRLSGEIPSSIGDCNSLQQLYMWGNFFEGIIPQSLSLLKGLQDLDLSYNNLSGQIPIDLQNLLALQSLNLSFNNLEGEVPAIGIFGNASAILVNGNDKLCGGIAKLQLPTCTNSGPIQQPNSNALVLAIIGGVLGFLFISSVLILLWIRRSKSKPPSTPLADDGFLKLSYRELFEATGGFSSTNFIGSGGFGSVYKGIIGQYETIVAVKVFNLQNPRVYKSFMAECKALRNIRHRNLVKILSSCSSLDSRGKDFKALIYEFMANGSLDDWLHQPMEEHNHSRNLSLLQRLDIAIDVASALDYLHCHCYETIVHCDLKPSNILLDNDMIAHISDFGLARLLFESDDNSSQAQSSTIEIKGSIGYAAPKYGIGGRATIQGDMFSYGILLLEMFTGKRPTDKMFTDNLNLHNFVKAALPVWKATNKAVFEFMEPDLQNTMAAFNITVEEGHLLLSRRHLGAALIPLLWILFILLSLSQFSLMLLGVLCHQGGRDFVIRDSENGFIAAQCKAGYSLLESACYGS, encoded by the exons ATGGCACTTCTTCAGCTTATTCTAGTTTTCAACATTCTCCTCTTTGCTGGGAGCTCATTGAGTCTAGTAGAATCAGTACTCACCGATGGTAGAAGGATGATGGTAGTAGGGAGCAACGAGACAGATCGACTTGCTTTGTTAGAGTTTAAGAAACAAATAGTTGATCCTTACGGAGCACTAAGTTCTTGGAACGATTCCATCTATTTTTGCAACTGGGTAGGGATTACATGTGGCACcacccaacaacaacaacaacgggTTATCAATTTGGCTTTAGATGAGAAGAGCTTGGGAGGTAACATATCTCCTTCAATAGGGAATCTCACTTTTTTGCAACACCTCAGCTTTGAAAACAATAGCTTTCATGGCAATATCCCCCAAGAAATTGGTAATCTGAATCAACTACAGTACATTTCCTTTCAAAGCAACTCTCTCCAAGGAGAAATTCCTACCAGCTTGGCCAATTGCACTCTTCTAACAGAACTCTACTTCACCTTTAACAATCTTGTGGGGAATATTCCAGTTGAATTCACCTCTTTGTCAAAGCTAGAGATAATTTCTATTAATTTTAATGGCTTAACAGGAGAAATACCAGCTTCTTTTGGGAACATTTCCTCCTTGAAAATTATCTCTTTGACTGGAAATGGACTACAGGGGAGCATTCCTGAATCTCTTAGTCAGCTAACAAACTTATACTATCTATCACTTTCTCAGAACAACCTGTCTGGTATGTTCCCTGTCTCACTATATAATCTCTCATCTCTTCAAACTATTTCTCTCCAAGGAAACCAACTGCAGGGGAGCCTTCCACAAGACATAGGCCtcactcttccaaatctccaaggACTAGAAATTGGATCAAACCTTTTCTCAGGGAGCTTTCCAAACTCCATTTCCAATATTTCAACACTCCAAGGAATTGATCTCTCTCTCAACAGTTTTATTGGATCAATCCCTAACAACTTAGGatatcttcaaaatcttcaatttttctttattGATGGAAATCAATTTGGAACAGGGGAAGGTGGTGATTTAAATTTTGTAAATTCTTTGCTCAATTGTACAAATCTAAATTCTGTGGACCTACAACTTAATAGATTTCAGGGTCCCCTTCCCAACTTTAAAGCCAATCTCTCAACACAGCTCTCAATCCTTGCTTTTGGAAGGAATCAAATCTCTGGAACCATTCCTGCTGGGATTGAGAATCTCATGAACTTAACCTTATTGGACATGGAGTTTAATTTTCTCGAAGGTAATATTCCATCTGGTATAGGGAAGCTTCCGAAACTTCAAAGATTGTTCTTAACTCTAAATAGACTTTCAGGACAAATACCTCCTTCTATAggcaatctcactcttttgtatGAACTTCATTTAGATTTCAACAATTTGAATGGAAGCATTCCTTCCAGCATTGGAAATTGTCAACAATTACAATACATAACCCTTAACAACAATAGCCTCCAAGGTCCAATACCTACACAactctttcttatttcttcctTATCAGTGTCTCTCGACTTGTCTTATAATTCTCTGGTCGGTTCCCTACCAATAGAAATTGGTAACTTGAAGAGTCTTTCTACAATAGATATTTCCAAAAACAGATTGTCTGGAGAAATCCCCTCCTCCATTGGTGATTGTAATAGTTTGCAACAGCTTTATATGTGGGGTAATTTCTTTGAGGGAATCATTCCTCAATCTCTGAGTCTTTTGAAGGGGCTTCAAGATTTAGATCTCTCATACAATAACTTATCAGGGCAAATCCCGATAGATCTACAAAATCTTTTAGCATTGCAGAGTTTGAATTTATCATTCAATAATCTTGAGGGGGAGGTACCTGCAATAGGAATCTTTGGAAATGCAAGTGCGATTTTAGTGAATGGAAATGATAAGCTTTGTGGGGGAATTGCAAAGTTACAACTACCTACATGCACAAACTCTGGACCTATACAGCAACCAAACTCCAATGCTTTAGTTTTGGCGATAATCGGTGGggttcttggttttctttttatttcttccgttcttattcttctttggaTAAGAAGATCAAAAAGTAAACCTCCATCCACACCATTAGCCGACGATGGGTTCTTAAAGCTTTCTTACAGAGAACTCTTCGAAGCTACTGGAGGATTTTCTTCAACTAATTTCATAGGTTCCGGTGGTTTTGGCTCTGTATACAAAGGGATTATCGGCCAATATGAAACTATTGTGGCAGTCAAGGTATTCAACCTTCAAAATCCTAGAGTTTACAAGAGCTTTATGGCTGAATGCAAAGCATTAAGAAACATTCGACATCGAAATCTTGTCAAGATTTTAAGTTCCTGTTCAAGTCTTGATTCAAGAGGAAAAGATTTCAAAGCCCTTATTTATGAGTTCATGGCCAATGGGAGTCTAGATGATTGGTTGCATCAACCGATGGAGGAACATAATCATTCAAGGAATTTAAGCCTTCTTCAAAGATTAGACATCGCAATTGATGTGGCTTCTGCATTGGATTACCTTCATTGTCATTGTTATGAAACAATTGTTCATTGTGATTTGAAGCCAAGCAATATTCTACTTGACAATGATATGATTGCACATATTAGTGATTTTGGTTTGGCACGGCTACTTTTTGAATCTGACGACAATTCATCCCAGGCTCAAAGTAGTACCATTGAGAtaaaaggatccattggttatGCTGCTCCAA AATATGGCATAGGTGGAAGGGCAACTATACAAGGGGACATGTTTAGCTATGGGATCCTCTTATTGGAGATGTTTACAGGAAAAAGACCAACGGATAAGATGTTTACCGATAACTTGAATCTCCATAACTTTGTAAAGGCAGCTTTACCT